A genomic window from Pirellulales bacterium includes:
- a CDS encoding HDIG domain-containing protein, translated as MNRDEAWNLVCQFTTSDSLRKHMLAVEAAMRAYARKFGEDEELWGVVGLLHDFDYERWPNPPDHPLRGAEILASLGYPPEVIYAIKSHADYLTDCPRISRLDKALYACDELAGFCTAAARVRPEGIRGMQASSVRKKMKAKGFAAAVNRDDMTRGAADLGVDFDEHIQFVIDAMAEVADPLGLSGAPAPR; from the coding sequence GCGACGAAGCTTGGAACCTCGTCTGCCAATTCACCACCAGCGACAGCCTGCGCAAGCACATGCTGGCCGTCGAAGCGGCCATGCGGGCCTACGCTCGCAAGTTCGGCGAAGACGAGGAGCTTTGGGGCGTCGTCGGCTTGTTGCACGATTTCGACTACGAGCGCTGGCCCAATCCTCCGGACCATCCGCTGCGCGGCGCGGAAATTCTCGCCTCGCTCGGCTATCCGCCGGAAGTAATCTACGCCATCAAGTCGCACGCCGACTATCTCACCGATTGCCCGAGAATTTCGCGCCTCGACAAGGCCTTGTATGCGTGCGATGAATTGGCGGGATTCTGCACTGCCGCCGCCAGGGTGCGGCCGGAAGGAATCCGCGGCATGCAGGCATCGAGCGTGCGCAAGAAGATGAAAGCGAAGGGATTCGCCGCCGCAGTCAATCGCGACGACATGACCCGCGGCGCCGCCGATTTGGGCGTCGATTTCGACGAACACATCCAGTTCGTCATCGACGCAATGGCGGAAGTCGCCGACCCGCTTGGGCTATCCGGGGCCCCAGCCCCGCGCTAA